The Blautia pseudococcoides genome segment TCTTGTTTTCTTTTGAGAGTTCACCATGTGTATATTCTCGTGGAATGACGGTAATCTCATTATTTGTTTGATATTCACTTGTGTAATCAGTGACTACAATCGGTCTGGCATCTAATATTTTCTGCCGGATATTTGAAAATGTTAATATAGTAATAATTGAAAATACACTAACAACACCAAGACAAAACAGAGCTAACAACACCAGTGATTTTTTTAGTGACATTTTTTGAAATACTTTTTTTATTTTATCCATTTATACCCGACTCCCCATACTGTAGAAATATAGGATTTATCTGTAAATTCAGCAAACTTCAATCTTATTTTTCGTATATGCTCTTTGATAACCGTACTGTCACCGTTGCCATCAATGCCCCAGATGATTTCATACATCTTTTCTCTGTCAAAGACCTGACCTGCATTTGTTGACAATAACTTTATAATTTCAAATTCTTTGTTTGATAATTCAACCCGATTGCCTTTAATAAAGAGGCTTCTATCTGAGTAATCAATCATCAACTCTTCTGAAAATTTACCTTTCGTCTTATTATGATTTCTTTTTTCACGCCGTAAATGCGCTGAAATTCTTGCTAATAATTCATTTATAGAAAAAGGCTTTGTAATATAATCATCTCCACCAACCATAAGCCCGTTTATCTTGTCCTGTTCGGATACCCTTGCAGTGAGAAAGAGTATAGGGCATGATACAAAATTCCGAATAGATGAGCATAAATCAAATCCGTTCATGCCCGCCATGTTAATGTCTAATAAAATAATATCTGGGCTATGAGATATTTTATCCAGTGCCTCTTTTGCATTGATAGCGGAATAGACAATGTAACCTTCCAGCTCTAATTGTAACTTTAACATATCCAGTATAGATTGTTCATCATCCACGACTAGTATTTTATATCTTTCACCCACTACATTCACTCCTTATTTGACAATTCGACTATATAGGACTTATAACATATAAAAGTCAATTTTTAGTCAAATGTGGAACATATTATTTCTAACCGCTCCTTAATCAAGCTACTGTTCAATCACTCTTTTCGGGCTTTCATTTATATTCTTCTTGCCATATCAGGGATTCATTCAAAAGTTGTAAAACTGTTGTAAAATTTGATACTATCTTTAATAAACCCATATAAGTTAAGGAGCTTTATCGAGAAATACAACTCCTGCCGTGGCAGACGAATAATATTTTAATCATATCTTTTATATCCCTTCATAAGCCCTCAAACCTTGATATTACTGGCTTTCTGGCGCTTTTCTCATTTTTTGTTTTTTACTCCAAACTCACGCAAATCTATATAAATCTACGCAAATTTACGGGCAAATGGTGTAGTAAGTGGTATAGTAGACCGGTGTATTTTTAACCTGATTTTCTCTGCTTTTCCCGCACATCAGTTACCTTAAAGCCGATAACTTTTGCCATCTGTTCCGCCGCCCGGTCATAGCTTGCATGAGTGTAGACATTCAGCGTCACTCCCACATCAGAGTGTCCCATTACATATTGCAAGGTCTTTATATCCATACCGGAGTTTGCCATGTTGGTGCAAAAGGTATGGCGGAACACATGGGGAGTGATATGGGGCAACGGATTCTCTGGATGCAGCTTCTTATATTTCTTCATCGCCCAACGCATTTCATTTTCGATATGCAGAGCAACTTTCGGGTGTTCATCTTTGTCAATCAGAAGAAAACCTCTATAACCGTCTACAATCATCTCCGTCTTTATTTTCCGGCGATTGGCAAGAATATTTTTCAGACTTTCATAAACTTCTTCTGTCATAGGAATAAAACGGCATCCACATTCCGTCTTAGTTTTCTCAACGTAATATTTTCCGCCCCGTTCCCGGACAAGCTGGTGATCTACCCGGATTCTTCGGTTTTCAAAATCCAAATCCCCCTTTGTCAAGCCACAAAATTCGCTGACACGCATACCAGTTCCCAACAGTACAACAAATTCATCATAGTATTTTGTATAGGTCTTATCTTCCCGGATAAAATCCATCCAAATCTTCTGCTGCTCCTCTGTCATGGCAATCCGTTTCTGCGAATCGTTCGGAACGACATCTACTAACTTGAAATCAAAGGGATTCCTGCGGATAATGTCCCCATTGTATGCCATCTGAAAAGCGGGTTTGACAACACCCCTGACACTTGTAATCGTGCTGTACCCTTTTCCATCATTATGAAGCTTCATAATCCACCGTTGGGCATCTGATACCTTGATGTCCCCTATCTGACGATAGCCGAAATCTTCTTTCTTAATCAGATTTAGGACAAAATTATAGCCGACTTTGGTATTGTAGCGTACACCCTGTTTTAAGCTGATATAGCGTTCCAAAAGGGCAATCACAGTAATCTTGCCTGCCGCATAGTTAATTCCATCATCAAGCTGCTTTTGGATTTCTTTTTCTTTCTCCCGCAGTTCTTTCAGATCAGAAGAATAAATGGTCTGTCGTTTTCCATGAATGTCTGTGTATCGGTACTGATAAATCAGGTCTTTTCTCTGGCTCTCTCCTGTCCGCAGGATTCTTCCTTTATTGTCTTTTCGTTTCTCGGACATTGTCAAACTCCTTTCCGTGATGGAAAGAGCCTTGATATGACACATTTATTGTATCACATCAAAGCCGCCTTTTACATCACTTATTTGCATTAGATAGCATTAAATTGAATACGCCTGCTCGATGTACTGGTCGAACAGGTGCCGCTTAATCAATCTCTTATTTCCAACCCACAAGACAAACTTGCAGTTATCATCATTGGTTATATCTCTAGCTTATTGATTCCCACACCGGAATAAGCCGCGGCTTCTTCCAGCGTTAAATTACTTTTCTCCCAAATGGGAATTTCCTTCATAGGCAGTTACCTCCTAAAATAGTTTATCCGGCGGGAGCAACCCTGCCGGAATGAAAAATTCGTTGTGTATTCGGTTCAAGTGGCGAAGTGGCAAGACTGGCAATCTATAAAAATCCTGCCACTTGGATGTTCTTTGCCACTTCATTCTGTTTTCAGCGACAGCAGCCATTGTGTACCGCTCCGCTCGGAAATCAGTTTGTTTCCCAAACTTTGCTTTGCGGTTCGGACTGTCCGGGCAGAAATGCCACGCTGGGCTGCCGCTTTGTCTATGTCTGCGCTTAACATCTGCTTTCCGTCTGCCAGCAGGTCAAGTATCAGCTTTTCCGCCTGTTCCGCTTTGGTTTCCGTATGCTCCACACCGGCAAGTAGCTCATCGGCGGTCTGCCACATCCAAAACCAGCGGCAAATCGTCATTGCTGCTCAGTCTCTTTTTATCGTTCATTCTGTTCCTCCTATAAATCAAATAAGTTAAAATGAGGAATTACCAACTGCAATCATCATAGCGAACTATCCTTGACAAAACAATACTTATACGATACTATGAGTGTAACTGATATTACTAAATTATATAATTACCATAATCAAAGGCAGGGGATAGGAATGGAAAACCAGTTTGTGCGGCATGAACCGTGTTTTGAGAGGATTTTGTTTGTCCTAACGCTGGACAGAAAGAAAATGAAAGAACGAATTTTGATTGGAGAAGAACAGCATATTCGCTTCCGGCTGGACGGGAGCGAATATGTAGAGGTGCTTTGTGATGTGACACGTCCGCTGGGAACTTTTCTGATAAACTTTGAGCAGGACACGGACAGGGAATGGAACTTATATGGGCTTTCTCCGCTGCGGCAAGCCCTCCATTCCGACCGCTGGAAACAGCCGGAGCTGGAACAGGCAGCAAGTGAATTTCTTTGGGGCAAATATCTTAGCAATGACCCTCTGAAAATGTATGTGGCGTTCCGCATCTGGAACAGCTATCTGCTTGCCAGAGAACCCCGTGACCGTAACGCTGTCTGTGACCGCTTCATGGATAAAATGAGCAGCCTGACCGGGGCATTCCATGACGGAGCCATGAGCTTTGATAAAGAGACAGGAAAACCGAAACGCTTTCAGGCTGGCAGCCTTTATTTCAAAGGCGCACCGTCCGAAGATACTCGGCTTGACCTCTGGTTCCCGGACAACCGGCGTACAGAGGAATGTGTGTCTGCCTATGCGTCCCTCTATCCGCTAATAACCTATTATCTGAACCGGCTGAATGATTGGGGGCTGTGCTTCCGGCAGTGCAAGGTTTGTGGAAAATATTTTCTGGCAAAGAGCCAGCGGTATGAGCTGTGCAGCGACAAGTGCCGCAAGGCTCAGGCACTTCAAAACAAGCGGGAGTTTGACGAAAGAGCCAGAGAAAACAATTATGATTTGCTCTATAAAAATGAGTGCCAGAACTGGCGCAACAAAATCAACCGGGTAAAGAATACCACCGGCTTTCCTGCTGACCGACTGGAAAAAATACAGGCTGCTTTTGCTGACTTCAAGAAAGAAGCATTGCAGAGAAAAAAGGCTGTAAAAGCAGGAACAGCCAGCCCGAAAGAATTTATGGACTGGCTGTATCAGCAGAGTAATGTAATTGTGGAACTGACGGACTATTAAAAATGTTCGTCAGCTTTATGGCAGTGCAAATTTATATCCGATACCGGTAACGCTTTTGATATAATCAGGGTCACCCGGTTCTGTCTTTAGCTTTTTTCGCAGATTGCTTACATGGTTATTGATGGCTTTCCGAGAATAGTAGGTGTAATCTTCGTTCCAAACCAAATCCATGATAACCTCATAGGTAAATACCCGTCCGGGATTCATAATGAGCAGGACCAGGATGTCGAACTCTTTTACAGTCAGGGCGATTTCCTGCTCATGAACAATCACACGCCTATATTCCATAATAGTCAATCCTTTTTCTGCACACCCTTTTATCTATTCCAGATAAATTTCCCATGTATTCTAGACACTCTCTGACGGTAAGTGTCGGATATAGGTCGATTTCCTGCGGTAGATAACCAATTTTTCTTTGAATTTTCTCATAATTTCCTTCACTGTACAGAATTCCATCCAACGAGACAACGCCTCCCGTCGGTTTTAGAATCGTAGCTAATACCCTCATTAGAGTCGTCTTTCCTGCTCCGTTTTCACCCAACAGTCCAAAAATTCCAGTGGGAATTTCTAAATCTGCATGGTTAATTGCTGTAACACCGTTCTTAAAAGTTACTGTCAAATCTTCAATCTGAATACTCATCATCTTACCCTCTTTTCTGAATTATTTTCGGTAATGCCGCCATCAAAATTGCTCCGATACAAATACATAGCATTTTTCCATAAATACAAGAAACATCTCCATGATTTTCCAAATCTCTGAACGTGTAGGAAAACAAGTTCCATCCTCTTAGGAATTAATCTCCCCATCATCTATCAACTGCCTTCCTTTTTGTCGGTTGTTACTCATAATCCGTTGCCCCATATGCGCATTCCTTCTAAAATTAATTGCGGAGGTATTTGCAATGATTAAGAAAAAATTTGGATTAGCTGTGAAAAAGTATCGCGAGCAACTAGGCTTAAGTCAAGAAAAATTTGCCCTAAGCATTTCGATGGATCGAACTTATTATGCATCTGTAGAATCTGGCAAACGCAATATTTCTTTGCAGAATATTGAAAAAATTGCAAATGGTTTGAATATTTCTCTTTCACAGCTATTTGAAACAATAGACACAATTTTATAGTATACTAAGGAGGTTTATTATGCATAGCTATATAATTAATCACAATATTCACTTTAATTGTGGCTTTCCCCTCACAACTAACAATGTTATGA includes the following:
- a CDS encoding response regulator transcription factor, with the protein product MGERYKILVVDDEQSILDMLKLQLELEGYIVYSAINAKEALDKISHSPDIILLDINMAGMNGFDLCSSIRNFVSCPILFLTARVSEQDKINGLMVGGDDYITKPFSINELLARISAHLRREKRNHNKTKGKFSEELMIDYSDRSLFIKGNRVELSNKEFEIIKLLSTNAGQVFDREKMYEIIWGIDGNGDSTVIKEHIRKIRLKFAEFTDKSYISTVWGVGYKWIK
- a CDS encoding tyrosine-type recombinase/integrase, whose protein sequence is MSEKRKDNKGRILRTGESQRKDLIYQYRYTDIHGKRQTIYSSDLKELREKEKEIQKQLDDGINYAAGKITVIALLERYISLKQGVRYNTKVGYNFVLNLIKKEDFGYRQIGDIKVSDAQRWIMKLHNDGKGYSTITSVRGVVKPAFQMAYNGDIIRRNPFDFKLVDVVPNDSQKRIAMTEEQQKIWMDFIREDKTYTKYYDEFVVLLGTGMRVSEFCGLTKGDLDFENRRIRVDHQLVRERGGKYYVEKTKTECGCRFIPMTEEVYESLKNILANRRKIKTEMIVDGYRGFLLIDKDEHPKVALHIENEMRWAMKKYKKLHPENPLPHITPHVFRHTFCTNMANSGMDIKTLQYVMGHSDVGVTLNVYTHASYDRAAEQMAKVIGFKVTDVREKQRKSG
- a CDS encoding excisionase, with protein sequence MKEIPIWEKSNLTLEEAAAYSGVGINKLEI
- a CDS encoding helix-turn-helix domain-containing protein, coding for MTICRWFWMWQTADELLAGVEHTETKAEQAEKLILDLLADGKQMLSADIDKAAAQRGISARTVRTAKQSLGNKLISERSGTQWLLSLKTE
- a CDS encoding DUF6076 domain-containing protein; the protein is MENQFVRHEPCFERILFVLTLDRKKMKERILIGEEQHIRFRLDGSEYVEVLCDVTRPLGTFLINFEQDTDREWNLYGLSPLRQALHSDRWKQPELEQAASEFLWGKYLSNDPLKMYVAFRIWNSYLLAREPRDRNAVCDRFMDKMSSLTGAFHDGAMSFDKETGKPKRFQAGSLYFKGAPSEDTRLDLWFPDNRRTEECVSAYASLYPLITYYLNRLNDWGLCFRQCKVCGKYFLAKSQRYELCSDKCRKAQALQNKREFDERARENNYDLLYKNECQNWRNKINRVKNTTGFPADRLEKIQAAFADFKKEALQRKKAVKAGTASPKEFMDWLYQQSNVIVELTDY
- a CDS encoding winged helix-turn-helix domain-containing protein, with the translated sequence MEYRRVIVHEQEIALTVKEFDILVLLIMNPGRVFTYEVIMDLVWNEDYTYYSRKAINNHVSNLRKKLKTEPGDPDYIKSVTGIGYKFALP
- a CDS encoding helix-turn-helix domain-containing protein — its product is MIKKKFGLAVKKYREQLGLSQEKFALSISMDRTYYASVESGKRNISLQNIEKIANGLNISLSQLFETIDTIL